In Cupriavidus sp. EM10, the genomic window TGAATACCGCGAAGAGATCAAGACGCGCATGCGGCCGGCCGTTGCCACCGCCCTGCGCAAGTTCAAGTCCATGAACGGCTTCGACAGCGATTCCGCTGCGCTCAACCGCGTCGCGGAACTGTTCCTGCTGGGCGTGATTGGCACTTTGCCGGACGACGAATTCGCCGTCAGTGTCGAAACGGCCCACACCGGCCCGCGGAGCCACGCATGAAATCTCGGCTGGTCGATGTGCCCGTAAGGCTTACCGAGGCTGAAGTCCAAGAAATGGAAGAGGCCGCGCAGAAGCAGGGTGTCTCAGCGCCCGAATACCGCAGCTATTGCACGCGACTCGGCGCCTTTGGCTGGTTGCGGGCGAACAAAGGGCTTGCCGAGGACGATCCCACAGCGTCCCACAGTGGCCCGGAGAAGGGGTAGGAAATGGCCCGCGCACGCAACATCAAACCTGGCTTCTACGCCAACGAGGATCTGGCCGAATGCTCTATCTGGGCCCGCTTCATCTTCCCAGGACTCTGGATGATGGCTGACCGGGAAGGCCGCCTCGAATACCGTCCGAAGAAGATCAAGGGCGAGCTTCTGCGCTACGACACGGTAGAGGCAGAGCCGCTTCTGGATGAGCTGCGGAAGCACGGATTCATCGAGGTGTATGAGGTGGAAGGCAAGGATTACATCCAGATCGTCAAGTTCTCCTTGCATCAGAATCCGCACCATCGCGAGGCTGAAAGCACTATTCCACCACCCAAAAGCCTAGGGCCAGATGGGGTTGGTAACACACCAAAGCCTAGGGCTTCAACCGCATGCAACGGTGTAGAGGCCTCGGGAAAGCCTCAGATTGACGACGATGAAAGCGACTTGCCAAGGGGGGCTAGCCGTGCTGATTCCGGATTCCTGATTCCTGATTCCGGATTCTCTGATTCCCCCATCGACGGCAGTGGTGCTTCGGACGTGGGTCGCGAATTCGAGCCGTCTGCCGCCGCCGGGATTGCGATGACGCTGATCGGCTGGGAGCGAGCCCGGGGCAAGGTGCCACGCGGCATCAGCGCCAGCAACGCCCAAGTCATGGACCTTGCTGCCATGCAGCCGACGCCCGAGGAACTGCGCAAGGCGTACGACCTCGCCGTAGCCGACAGGCTCGCCACCGACGACGCCAATCCCGTGAACGCCGGGTTCCTGATCGCGCTGCTGGCCAAGGTACGCAACCCGCCCAAGGCACGCCCCAAGTCGCTGCGAACCATGACCGACCGCGAGTTGATGACCGAGGCCGAACGCGTCGGAGCCAGCTCGTACAACTGCTCGCGGGATGTCCTGATCGAGCGCATCGAGACCAAACGCAAGCAGCTTGAGGCGCAAGCCGCGTGACGCTGGAAAAGGCTGGAGGATCACATGACGCTCGACCGAACCCCACCGAACGCGCCGGTTATCGCGGCCCACAAGCCCGGGCAATGCTCGGCGTATGGCTGTCCGATGTGGGCGGGGATCAAGTTGGCGGACGACTGGCTGTGCGATTGCCACGCCATGTCAGCGCCGCAGGACTGGCAGGACATCACCCAGAGGCTCAACGAGAACATGCGCCTGGTGCGCGCCTGCCACTGGGCCATGAAGCTCTCCGGTCCAGAGCAGGCGACCCGTGCGGGCGAGTACATGGCGAAGATGGGCCGGCCTGAACTGGCGCCGTGTGTGCGCACGCTGAACCACGCCTATCCCGACCGGCACACGGGCGAGATGGTGGAACGCACGATCACCAAGGACGAACGCGAGTACCTGGGCCTGTGGAAGCAGCGTCTGCGCCAGGCGCTTTTCGACGAAGCCACCCAGAAGTCTGCACGCCGCGAGGCCCGCTTGCAGGTTGCAAAGCAGGTCGAATCCTGGAAACGAGGTGGCGATTTGCTCGGAGGATTGCCCCATGACTGACCTGTTCGCGACCATTGCCGAGGCGGATAAGTCGGCCATGCTGGGTAAAGCCATCGATCGACTGTACGAGATTCGCGGCGAACCGACGCCCGCCCCCGCACACATCCCGCGCGCGCGTGCGCATTTGCCGACATCGAATGTGCTGGCGCTGGATCTCGGCACGCACTGCGGCTGGGCCGTGGCGAAGCGCGAGGGCGGCATGGACTACGGCACCGAGAGCTTCCACCGGCTGACCGGCGGGGCGAAGTGGGCCGAGTTCCGCGCCTGGCTGTCGTCGGCCATCAAGCGCCACGGCGTCGAGGTCCTGTACTTCGAGGACGTCAAGGCCCACGGTCCCGGCCAGGTGATCGCTGCCCACGTGTACGGCGGCTTCCTGGCCATGGCGCAGATGGTCTGCCACCAGCACAACGTGCGCATGGTTGGCGTTGGCGTTGGCACCGTGAAGAAGGCATGGACCGGCAAGGGCAACGCCAAGAAGCCCGAGATGATCGCCGCCGCGAGGGCCAAGGGCTTCCGCGTCGGAGAGCAGGACGATGACACCGCCGACGCGCTGGCGATCCTTTCCCTCGCAGTGAAACAGGAGGCGATATGAGCACCGATTTCGGGCTATCACCTTCCCACCTGCGCGAGATATGCACGCTGACGCTGGAGCTCGTAAAGCTACGGCAGAACGAATGCAAGCATCTCAGTATCGAGAACGTTGCGCCCGAGATCTTCGGACGTTTGCTCACCGAGCTTTGTCAAAGGAGCCAGTCATGACCACCTTCCTCGCTGCCTACCAGAGCGCCGTCGTCCTGCTGGCCGTCTTCGTCATCGGCATGCTGGTCGGAGCGTGGCTCCTGTCGGCCTACATTCGCTGGTGCGATGAGCTGGCGCAGCTGGGCTGCTACGACCCCAGCGAGCCCACCGGCTACGTCGACCAGGACGGCGAGCGCACGCCGGCGCGGCACCAGTGGCG contains:
- a CDS encoding polynucleotidyl transferase, whose amino-acid sequence is MTDLFATIAEADKSAMLGKAIDRLYEIRGEPTPAPAHIPRARAHLPTSNVLALDLGTHCGWAVAKREGGMDYGTESFHRLTGGAKWAEFRAWLSSAIKRHGVEVLYFEDVKAHGPGQVIAAHVYGGFLAMAQMVCHQHNVRMVGVGVGTVKKAWTGKGNAKKPEMIAAARAKGFRVGEQDDDTADALAILSLAVKQEAI